The Hordeum vulgare subsp. vulgare chromosome 7H, MorexV3_pseudomolecules_assembly, whole genome shotgun sequence DNA window CTAAACTTCAATCCAAGGGCCATAGAATAGGCACTCAAGGAGAATTTTGCAATGTTATCCATTCGATTTGCTTGAAATCGATGTCAGGATAATGAGCCAATGGTTTCATGTGGATAAATCACACTTGAGACAATCGTATAGATGTTGTAATGAATTTAGCAAAATTAATGGCTATTTCAAGAAGTTATCTTGAAATCATTGATGTGAATCTCAAATTGCCAAGTATGACACCTTGAAGATAACCTCGAAAATGGAGTGGATCTCGCAGCACTAGGGAGTATAATCTCATAAAATCAGTAGATACTCACTCGTAATGCCTTATGTCATGACTTACAAAAATATGCGGGAGAGCACTTTGTAAAGCAATCATAATGTCGAAACGACAAAATGTAAGCTTTATCACTAATCATCGATAATCTGCGTAGGCAGTAGATCCATATGACTACCTTGTGATCCCAAGCATCAATTTGAAGAAATCACGTTGAATTTTGCATTTTTTTTGCAAGAAATTGAAAATCCCAATTGCAAATAGACGTATTAATCTCGACATGTGTTTAACATGAAAATAGATACATCATAGAAATATTTCGGAATACCCCGTACTTAACGGAGAAACAGTACTCACATGTACTGAATCTATCTTTGCAAGAGATTAAAAATCTCAATTGCAAATCGTGGATGTATAATCTCAACATGTAGAATAACATGGAAATATACTACATCACACATATGTTCTGGAATACAACTCAGTACTCAACAGAAATACACTACTATTGTAATGAATAgtaatgatgttgcaaacttgatgctcAAGTGAAAACTTGAATTGTATAGACCTCAATTAAATGAGAGATTTTGTATCAAGTTGCAAGATAATTCAGCAGAATGAATTAATATTTTGCGAGAGAAAATTGATCTCAATCGCAATGAGATTGTTTTacaagaaaaaaatatatatttcttaATCATAAATTAATATTGTTGTGCGAGAAAACTTAATCTCGATCGCAGAACAATGTCGTTATAGTAATAAGACATATAGAGATTGCTAAAAAGCAAACATATTAAACATGCCACGTAATGACCACATATTTTCTGGAATGTTAAAATTCAACAAAAAAACGCTAAAAAGCGGTGGCCCAACCTTATCCAGGGAAGCCAGCCCAGGTCTGACCTGGTCAACCAATTGGGTAAGGATCAAGCTGCCAGGGATGGCGATTCCCAGCCAGCATCCATCCCCAATCCCCACGACCAACGCGGGCGGCGACTGCCATGGCCGGTCGGCCGTTTCTCCGGCAATTCGTGGAGAGACCACGACCCGGGCGGAGCGCCGTCGAGCCTCGCGTTGGGAGGCAGGAGAAGGTTGCGCCAGACGACTCCGGGGAGGGCGTGTCGGCCCGATTGGGCACAGGCGAAGACGCCCACAGCCGGCCGACCGCACCACCGGCGGCAAGAGGATCTCCCATCGCGCTCGTCCTCGGAGTAGGAGCCATCGTGGAGGTGGGTGCCGGGCGCGACGCCGTTGGAGGCGCCATTCACGAGTCCGAGTGCCTCTGGGCTCCATGTGCCAGATCGGCCGGAGCGGCTGCCCGACGGCGGGCTCGCCAACGGGAGGCCGAGGGACACGAGGCAGCGGCGAGTGCCTGTACACGGTGGAGGCGGAGGAGTCATCGCAAGAGCGTGGCCTTGGCGCGGGCGCAGCGCGACGCGAGGGCAAGGCCTTGGCAGTCGGCACGGGTGGGCGCAGGCCGAAGGCCGTCGCACGCGCTCGGAGGCGTCTTGGCCTCTTCCTAGCGCTTGTGTGCGGGGATCATGGTTTGCAGTGTTGGTAAGTGCTATCAATTTGCAAGAAGGGAAATCGGAAAAGAACACCTCACAATATGCGATTTGCCGAGTTCTTTATCTTCTTGACTCAACACTTGATGTAGCCTGTCGCCGGTTTCTGATCTCAATTTCGTCGACGTCAGACGTTGTGAGGCCATCGGGGCCGAGGGCCGTGGCCGGCGAACGCCGCTGCGCGTACCTGCGCGTCCCCTCACTATGAAGGGCCTAGCCAAGGGCTTGGTCGCGTACGCAGTTATCGGTTTTCTTCACGCCGCTATGCCCGTGCGCCGTCGATGATGCCTGGAATAATTCGCTCCGCTGAGAGCGTGTTGATAACGTGTTAGAAGGTAAAAATATGAAAAAAGACAGACATGTAAAAGTGAATCAGTTAATCTTTATTGATGATGGTACATCTATATATAGAGTTATAAAAGACACGAAGTGAAAAGGTGTCTGTTCAAGAAGGCATCAGGAACCGACGTCGGTTTCCATATGAAAACTGTCATCTATTCCTTAAGCATGGATTAATAGGATTAGTTAAATCCTAACACATTTTATCCTATCTACACCTGGAGCCAACCCCCTACGGTCAACCGCCACCTTGCCGCATAACAGGTTCTTGCGTGGAACCATGGATTTCTAGCCTAAGAACGGTGGAAGCTATACGTCGACGGATCTTTACGGATATTTTATGAGATGAATTTAACACAATGTTTTAAATAGCCGCTATAGCTTCGTTATAGCCTCTGAGAGCTCTCCCGCTAAAGCTGTTCACTTTTAGTGTTAAATTGAAAATGAGACAATAGCCCGCTATTCCCCCCTATAAGGCTAAATTTAAAGTCATTTAGCCCGCTAAGCCATTATACAAAACTATACTTCTGCAttatcttttgtccttgtttatgATATATATGATTCATTGATGTGAAGTTTGGTTCTTGAATTAGGATGCCTCTTGGTATTCGCGTTTTAATGTGCGAACATGTGTATATGTAAAGTATATGCAATATATCATATATGATGCCTTATATACTTGTTGTTTTGATTTTTTATGAGTTAAGAGAAGGCGGCTGCTATGGATCAGGCGGATGATTTCGCCAGGAAATCATCCGCCTAGCCAGCCGTTAGATTTGACGCTAGGGGACGTACGATCTGGCGCTGCATCCGAAGCTGCAGGTGCTGTCCATGGCAACATCAAGCATCGGCAAAAGCTTCATAGCAACCCCAGCAGCGAGACGAAACTGCAATGGAGCACCGACGCCGCAGGCGAAGCTTCAGTGCAGCACCGGCGAAGCTTCATTGACGCCCCGACGAAGCTTCGTTGCAGCTTCGGCAAAGCTTCATTGATGCCCCGGCGAAGCTTCGTTGCAGCATTGCCCGCAGCTCTGTCGAGGGCCATGGCAGTtgctcgtatcccctcctcctccaACGCAGCTCCGCCGTCAACATGGTAACAACCTCGCCGCGCatcgcatactgcaacgcagctcCGCCGTCGGCCATGACAGCACCGTCCTCCCAACCTAGCCTATAGCAGCACGAGGTGACCGGCAACTGAAATTGCATCAAAGCACCGTCCCTTGTGAAACCGGCTTGCAGCGGCAACGGTGGCGGTGGTCTACGACAGCAGGCACTGGCACTTGTGTGTGGTGCGGTGtgctcaaggaagaagaaaggaaggaaaaaGAACGAGCGGTCCAGCTTGTGGGGGAAGATATAAGGGAAAGGATGAGCGAGCAAACAGAGACGCGTGGCGGGCGTTGGCCGCAGCTTACGCGAGTGAAAAATCACACGGTTGTTTTTAAGTGTTTTCCTTAAGAGAAACGCTAAATAAGTCTTAGCTCTGCTATAACTCCGATATAGCCTTTCATAGCTTCTGCTCGAGCCGCCGCTAAATGACATAGCCCACTATTTAAAATATTGGTTTAACTTAGCAAGTTGTCAGGGGAGGAAGGGCTTCCAGTAGCTTAaattcaagggtggtggagagaaTTATAGGAAGGGCATGTTAAACTTCTCTAACAATCCCGTTGATGTAGCATTATTGATATCAAAATATTACGGACGCATAACATAGTATGTACACTTAGGTCCACAAAAATATGAACATCTAAAGGGCCCGATGCGCCCAATAACAGCCACCTTTCTAAACCAATACCTATATATTATGATTTATGAGATAGTTAATAATTTAGGTTTTTGATAGTGCCAGTTAAGGATATTTTTGTTGGCGAGTTGCCTCCATAACACCCATCTGTTTCTAAAAAAAAATATGGATGTTCGTGTTATATTTTTAAATGTGGTATTAATCTCACCGCACCGACCAACCTGACCCTCGTCCCCATCTCGCCTACCCCCAACACAGTTGCATGTCTGATCTTTCCCCTCGCCTCCTTGGCTCTCCCCGCCAGCGAACTTCCACGACCGTGGGATTGACCACTCCGGTCTGCCATCCCAACCACGCCCGCCATCATGCACGGAGCAAGCTCGCCACCCCCCTTGTCGTCCCGATCTTCTCCTGTGCTGGTCTACTATGTGCCTCCCCATGATGTTCTCTCCTACATGGACAACACAAAGACACACTCTCAGGCTGTTGCACACTAATGTTAGTCCTGCTGCTACCATACAGTGACTTGCTGCTAGCCAAGTCAAAACAATAAAAAATGATAACATTTGCACATAATTTACAAAAAAATTATCTTATATTATATGGAAAACAAAGCATATAATGGTGCAATTTCACAAAACAATATGTATACTAAGATATAATGAATTAATGACATTGGTATTACCTgttaagaggaaaaataaaaaatataaaaactcATAATAATTATTTTTTTCTAAGAAAGAATGAATTACTGGCATTCATATTACCatttaagaagaaagaaaaagaaaaaacaaacaaTGACAAATTGTGCACAAAATATACACAGAAGTTGCGGTTTTCAAAATGTGCAAGAATAATCATATAAAATtagaattttcaaaaaaataaataagaacgAATGTATTAGTGGTATTCGTATCACCCTTAAAGTAGAatgaaaatgaaataaaaactaAGATAATATTAAGATAATAAAGATTTCCAAAAAAGAATAAATTAGgggaaagaataaataaaataaaaataaaaaacttgcACACAACTTAACACCGAAATTATATTTTTTGTATTATGCAAAGAATAATCACAACAATGAATTTTTGGCACATGTTATTATATAGAGTTTCGATGTATATATTTACACACCCAACATCCCAAAAATATCAATAaaggaaaattagaaaaaaaacaactaaagaacatGAGAAAGAGTTACAAAATAAAAGGCTAGAAAGCCAAATATTGTCAAAGTAGTAGTTGAGTATGCCTGGCCTCGCCTACTCATTTTTGTAGGCGGGCAAGTTAGCTATGAGGCTTAGGGATAATAcaagaaagaaaacaaaagcaaaaacacATTAAAATAGGGGAAGGTGGAGAAAGAAGAAACCTATGTCTTACTAGAATAGGCTTTGGCCCGTTAAAGAATTGACTGGCCCAAATATGTAGTGATTAAAAAAACCAAAACAACACAGAGCAGACGAGGAAAAAAGTGCATGAATGTTAACGTAGCAATAAATGGCATAAAAATCGATCAAAAATTACTCTTCATGCAACTTACATGTAGCTAAAGTGGCCGATAGAAGTAGTGATGATTTGGAAGCAAAATATATCACTACGTAGTACAAAAAAATTCTCCTAAATCATCAGCGTGGATGTAAACTGGTAACTTGACATAAGCATAACTTTGCTACATTGGGTTTAAATAATTTTATGTGAAACAAACTTCCTTCTAGATCAAAGCCAGGTTGAAATGTAATTCATTTTAAGCATGTGTAACTATGGGAGTGCAACTATTTTTCTCTTTTGATGGAAGGTTACTATTTGGTTGGAAGCAAATCTCTAGTTGTTGGAAGCTAGAGTGAGATCCTTCTAAAAGAAGTCAGTCATTTTTCTCTTTGATGGAAGTAAATTACCATCTAGTTTGAAGCGGTATTGTATCACATTATGTTCTACGATTCCACTTTGACAAAAGCAAAGAGCATACCTATGTTCAATAGCTTTACGTGTGCTATCCCGATCATGATTTTCCTACACTCAAGGGGAAAGTAAAGGCCCGCTATCCCGATCATGATTTTCCTACACTCAAGGGGAAAGTAAAGGCCCTCCCCCTTTGCAAGGTTCTGGGTGAGGAGGGACTCGaacccccgacatcgtggttcgttTCCACGTGCTCTAATCCTCTAAGATATACCGGCCCAATAGTCTCCACTGGATCTCTTCATTTCAGGTTAAGATGGGAAAGCGCCTTTCTCTCTATAAGGACAATGTGTTCCGAGGTGTGAAGTCGGAGTGATGGGATGTGATGATTGAGGTTTTGAGTAAGACGATGTGAGTTTCATTGGAAACATAAATTTGATGCTAAAAATGGATACTTACGTGTCCTCAAGCATTAGGTTCCTGGTTCTTTTTTAAAAGGGGAATTTAATAATATCACGAAGATACAAATTACATCCAACCTTTGCAACAATGCAATGCCATAAAGACATACGGATGcacaaaaccaaaagaaaaaaagaggaagaaggaaaaaaagacaTACGGTGATCAATTCCTTGTGGCTGCAACATGAAccataatacgtccattttgcatcatgctttcatgttaatatttatcgctttatggactgttatattactttgtggtactatacttatgcctttcctctcttattttgctaggtttatttgaagagggagaatactcgcagttggaattctggactggaaaaggagcaagtttgagtcctctgttctgcgcaactccaaatgccctgaaaatcaacgtggaattttttgggaatatataaaaaatactgggcgaaaaaagtgccagaggggaactaccaggagcccacaagcctggtagccgccacctaccccccccccctggcggcggctacagggcttgtgggcaccctggcggcccactggcccccctctttttctacatgAAGGGTTTCGACCGAGAAAAAAtctgggtggagctttttcgtggattctccgtcgccacgaggcggaacttgagcagaaccaatctagagctccggcaggacgatcctgtcggggaaacttccctcccggagggggaaatcgtcgccatcgtcatcaccaacactcctctcgtcggaggggagtcatctccatcaacatcttcatcagcaccatctcctctccaaaccctagttcatctcttgtaaccaatctccgtctcgcgactccgattggtacttgtaaggttgctagtagtgttgattactctttgtagttgatgctagttggattacttggtggaagagtttatgttcagatccttgatgctactcattacacctctgatcatgattatgattatgctttgtgagtagtaacttttgttcctgagaacatgggataagtcatgctgataatagtcatgtgaatttggtattcgttcggtattttgatatgttgtatgttgtcttttcctctagtgctgttatgtgaacgtcgactacataacacttcaccatctttgggcctagaggaaggaataggggagtagtaagtagatgatgggttgctagagtgacagaagcttaaatcccagtctatgcgttgcttcgtaaggggctgatttggatccactagtttaatgctatggttagacgttgtcttaattcttcttccgtagttgcggatgcttgcgagaggggttaatcataagtgggatgcttgtccaagtaagggcagtacccaagcgccggtccacccacatatcaatctatcaaagtaacgaacgcgaatcatatgaacatgatgaaattagcatgacagaaattcctgtgtgtcctcgggagcgtttttcctcctataagactttgttcaggcttgtcccttgctacaaaagggattgggccaccttgctgcaccattgctactacttgttacttgttacttttcacttgctacgtttcacctcattaTACCATCAttggttaccgctactttcagtgcttgcagttattaccttgctgaaaactgtttatcagggccttctgctcctcgttgggttcgacactcttacttatcgaaaggactacaatttatcccctatacttgtgggtcatcaagactcttttctggcgccgttgccggggagtgaagcgcctttggtaagtggaatttggtaaggaaacatttacatactgtgctgaaatttattgtcacttgtcactatgggaaCTGTTCCTTTAAggaatttgtttggggtatcttcaccacgaacggaagcacgaggagttgctcctcaacctgaggtacctactgaaaatatctgttatgaaattccttcgggtatgcttgagaaactgctggctaatccttttacaggagatggatcatcacatccaaacttgcatctaatctatgtagatgaagtttgtggtttatttaagcttgcaggtttgcccgaggatgaggtaaagaagaaagtctttcctttatctttgaaggataaggcgttgacatggtataggctatgtgatgatactggatcatgggactacaatcggttgaaattggaatttcatcaaaagttttatcctatgcatttagtacatcgtaatcggaattatatttataacttttggccttgtgacagggaaagcatagctcaagattgggggaggcttaaatcaatgctatattcatgccccaatcatgagctctcgagagaaattatcactaaaaacttttatgctcggctttctcatgaagatcgtaccatgcttgagacttcttgtaccggttcttttatgaagaaggatattgaccccaagtgcaatttattggaaagaatcaaacgtaactctgaagattgggagcttgaagaaggtaaggagtcaggtatgaatttccagtttgattgcattaaatcttttgttgaaacaaacatttctagagattttagcgctaagtatggacttgactctgagatagtagcttctctatgtgaatcttttgctgctcatgttgatcttcccgaagagaagtggtttaagtatcatcctcctgtagaaatcaacatagttaaacccaatctagttgaagagaaagtcattgcctttagtgatcctattgttccttgtgcctacgctgagaaaccaccttaccctgctaggaaaaaggattattctaaagctcccactgtgatacgtaggggttacattagaccacttgcaccccctgaggaaattagagttgaacctagtgttgctattatcaaagatctcttagccgaagacatagacgggcatgttatcaaattctgtgaggacttcgctagaattgctaaacctcacgcgaaagacgaaTACGaacttgtagttggcctgcccgttgtttctctcaagataggagatcactgttatcatggtttatgttatATGGGTTctactgttagtgcaataccccggtccctatatgatgaaatcaaagatgagattgcacctgctgagttagaacccatttatgtcactattacgctagctaatagagacactatctgccctctgggaattgtgagagacgtagaagtcctgtgtggtaagacgaagcatcctactgatttcctcgtccttgctactgcacaagatagcttttgtcccatcatatttggtagaccctttctcaacactgtcaatgctcatactaattgcattaagcagactgtcactgttagttttgagggtgtgtctcatgaatttaacttctccaagtttggaagacaaccccatgaaaaagagtcgtttggtagggatgaaatcatagcTCTTGcccctattgtcgtgcctcctacagatcctttagggcaatatctgcttgagcatgaaaatgatatgcatatggatgaaagagatgagatagataaaattgtcttacaacaatatcctattctcaagaataatctgcctgttgaactgcttgaggatcctcccccaccaaaataGTCacgagatactcttaagtatgcctatcttgatgagaaggagatatatcatgttattattagtgctcacctctcgaatcacgaagagaagaagttattaaaaaccttgaggaagcaccgtgaggctattggatatactcttgatgat harbors:
- the LOC123413012 gene encoding uncharacterized protein LOC123413012; translation: MPRNDHIFSGMLKFNKKTLKSGGPTLSREASPGLTWSTNWVRIKLPGMAIPSQHPSPIPTTNAGGDCHGRSAVSPAIRGETTTRAERRRASRWEAGEGCARRLRGGRVGPIGHRRRRPQPADRTTGGKRISHRARPRSRSHRGGGCRARRRWRRHSRVRVPLGSMCQIGRSGCPTAGSPTGGRGTRGSGECLYTVEAEESSQERGLGAGAARREGKALAVGTGGRRPKAVARARRRLGLFLALVCGDHGLQCCLSPVSDLNFVDVRRCEAIGAEGRGRRTPLRVPARPLTMKGLAKGLVAYAVIGFLHAAMPVRRR